In Zingiber officinale cultivar Zhangliang chromosome 6A, Zo_v1.1, whole genome shotgun sequence, a single genomic region encodes these proteins:
- the LOC121995439 gene encoding putative disease resistance protein RGA4, whose amino-acid sequence MEGALVAATRFVADKAAILFQLDEKLKAMTDIEEKMENIKELSTIIDMVIEDVESHTLNKDAVKDWLRKLKYLAYDLEDVMDCYDTEALRRQRSSISSFEPVRDFFSSNNQIVFTSRISDMIQAVTNSLDSILRQKSFLPNLPQSSSHMSLNPYRETHSRNSFDVIGREIEKNMIVGMLTNDDDESSTHGTLKVITIVGMGGLGKTTLAQLVFNDEGVKAHFESSRMWTVVGAEFDPAKIMKSVLELATGASVNISQIDLVRQKIEKALSGKKFLLVLDDVWNEDATKWNVLKPALTCGARGSKILVTTRSQQVSSIMGSSNTTHQIQQLSRDDCLSLFQQFAFGDEAVDQNLMEIGEKIVKKCGGVPLAAISLGSMLRITRDEPYWSSVLNSEIWQLGNKEDKVLAVLKLSYDSLPPRSKKCFAFASLFSKNNRMAKDELIKLWIANGFVSSEGNFDAETVGNRVFDDLVSRSFFLLIPSQDVTKCTMHDLMHDLARSVSADVYCNSKQDSVKHIGNRTYHLHIYLANTSKVTRALSKKPLYLRTLILNYVSLNGDQLEIVFSELKYLRVLELTGNKIKEVPTSIGNLIHLRYLNLSKNRIKVLPDSITLLHNLQYLYCHHLRLTHMPCGLSRLINLRSLSFFAAADGAGACSIIELEDLKLHGEMKIQFSENFTNYSCGGRKILKNKHLNELRLKFNCSESNDKDMLEDLCPNSSLKKLSICNYGSRQFPELLIESQLPNLVEVCLKNCRGCEHIPPFGNLQFLKKLELHKMNAVTQMGAEFHGFGGFPSLQELYLDRMDDLEEWSESDYVDESFPLLKTLFIVKCPKLKSMPRLPRIQYLDISYCSGSLLPCVGRLTSLSVLRVEAMDDMTSLPNGCIRNLTSLTAFEIKGCKQLQCLPGDEMQHLEMIRTLTIDRCDNLASLPSEVGCLGSLCFLRLREEKIQNWQKGVRMRDIWRRDSLGARMHDSKSSDYNRQKAVNMIEENLQEDQQKLELHVFEMEVELTCLNEALLIEALSEKLGTAGSEIKSLKEMVAMAERLVESESVLKEMESSMKYPLEMEVEKSIWSSKEKAFLEASEKLKIQNNLMQKLSENLL is encoded by the exons ATGGAAGGAGCTTTGGTAGCTGCAACTCGCTTCGTAGCTGATAAGGCGGCAATTCTCTTCCAACTCGACGAGAAACTCAAGGCAATGACTGATATCGAAGAGAAGATGGAGAATATCAAGGAGTTGTCGACGATTATTGACATGGTGATCGAAGATGTCGAGTCCCATACTTTAAATAAAGATGCCGTGAAGGACTGGTTGAGGAAGCTCAAATACTTGGCCTACGATCTGGAGGATGTAATGGATTGTTACGACACCGAAGCCTTGCGGAGGCAGAGATCATCAATATCTTCTTTCGAGCCGGTGCGTGATTTCTTCTCTTCTAATAATCAAATTGTGTTTACGAGTAGGATAAGTGATATGATACAAGCTGTAACAAATAGTCTGGATTCTATTTTGCGACAAAAGTCCTTTCTTCCTAATTTGCCACAAAGCAGTAGCCACATGTCACTAAATCCCTACAGAGAAACCCACTCCCGCAATAGCTTTGATGTTATAGGGAGAGAAATAGAGAAGAATATGATTGTCGGCATGTTAACAAATGATGATGATGAAAGCAGTACTCATGGTACATTGAAGGTCATCACCATTGTTGGGATGGGTGGCCTAGGGAAGACTACACTTGCTCAGCTTGTTTTCAATGACGAGGGGGTGAAAGCTCATTTTGAAAGTTCAAGAATGTGGACAGTTGTGGGGGCTGAATTTGACCCGGCAAAAATAATGAAGTCTGTTTTAGAATTGGCTACTGGTGCATCAGTCAACATCTCACAAATAGATTTAGTGAGGCAGAAAATAGAAAAAGCATTATCTGGGAAGAAATTTCTGTTGGTGTTGGATGATGTATGGAATGAAGACGCAACAAAGTGGAATGTATTGAAACCAGCCTTAACATGTGGGGCGAGAGGAAGCAAAATTTTGGTGACAACCCGTAGCCAACAGGTCTCTTCAATTATGGGCTCGTCCAATACcacccaccaaatacaacaatTGTCCCGAGATGATTGTTTGTCCTTGTTTCAACAATTTGCATTTGGAGATGAAGCAGTGGACCAAAACTTGATGGAAATTGGTGAAAAGATTGTTAAAAAATGTGGTGGTGTTCCCTTGGCTGCCATTTCTCTTGGTAGCATGCTCCGCATCACCCGGGATGAACCCTATTGGTCCTCGGTATTGAACAGTGAAATTTGGCAGCTGGGAAACAAGGAAGATAAAGTGTTAGCTGTACTAAAGTTAAGCTATGACAGTCTCCCTCCACGATCAAAGAAGTGTTTTGCATTTGCCTCTCTATTCTCAAAAAATAATAGGATGGCAAAGGATGAACTAATAAAATTGTGGATAGCAAATGGTTTCGTAAGTTCAGAAGGAAATTTTGATGCTGAAACAGTGGGCAACCGTGTCTTTGATGATCTTGTGTCGAGATCATTCTTTCTCTTGATACCATCTCAAGATGTAACCAAGTGCACGATGCATGATTTGATGCATGATCTGGCACGATCAGTATCTGCAGATGTATATTGTAATTCTAAACAAGACTCGGTGAAACATATTGGAAACAGAACATATCATTTGCACATATACTTGGCAAATACATCGAAAGTTACTCGGGCCTTAAGCAAGAAGCCATTGTACTTGCGTACCCTTATATTGAACTATGTTAGTTTAAACGGCGATCAGCTTGAAATTGTTTTCTCAGAACTGAAATATTTGCGGGTGTTAGAGTTAACTGGCAATAAAATCAAGGAGGTGCCGACGTCAATAGGAAATCTGATACATTTGAGGTACCTCAACTTATCTAAGAATAGGATTAAAGTTCTACCCGACTCCATTACCCTTCTCCACAATTTACAATATCTTTATTGCCATCATTTAAGATTGACACACATGCCCTGCGGGTTGTCACGACTAATTAATCTTCGAAGTTTATCTTTCTTTGCTGCTGCGGATGGAGCTGGCGCATGTTCAATCATAGAACTTGAGGATTTGAAGCTCCATGGAGAaatgaaaattcaattttcaGAGAATTTTACAAACTACTCTTGCGGTGGaagaaaaattttgaagaatAAACATCTTAATGAACTACGCTTAAAGTTTAATTGTTCAGAAAGTAATGACAAGGATATGTTGGAGGATCTTTGTCCCAACAGTAGCTTAAAAAAGCTAAGCATATGCAATTATGGGAGCCGACAATTTCCAGAATTGTTGATAGAATCACAGTTGCCAAATTTGGTTGAAGTTTGCCTTAAAAACTGCCGTGGTTGTGAGCACATTCCTCCATTTGGAAATCTGCAGTTTCTTAAGAAGCTTGAATTGCACAAAATGAATGCCGTTACACAGATGGGTGCTGAGTTCCATGGGTTCGGAGGCTTTCCTTCCCTTCAAGAACTCTACTTGGATAGGATGGATGACTTAGAGGAATGGTCAGAGTCTGATTATGTCGATGAATCGTTCCCTTTACTAAAGACGTTGTTTATTGTCAAATGTCCTAAATTGAAAAGTATGCCAAGGCTTCCTAGGATCCAATACCTTGACATATCATACTGCAGTGGGAGCCTACTCCCATGCGTTGGAAGACTGACTTCTCTTTCTGTTCTTCGAGTGGAGGCCATGGACGACATGACATCCCTTCCTAATGGCTGCATCAGAAACCTCACATCTTTGACGGCATTTGAAATCAAAGGGTGCAAACAACTCCAATGTCTTCCTGGCGATGAAATGCAGCACTTAGAAATGATTCGTACATTGACCATTGACAGGTGTGATAATTTGGCATCCTTACCGTCAGAAGTGGGATGCCTCGGTTCTCTTTGCTTTCTACGTCTCAGAG AGGAGAAGATCCAAAACTGGCAAAAGGGTGTTAGGATGCGTGACATTTGGAGACGTGACTCCCTTGGTGCTAGGATGCATGACTCTAAATCAAGTGATTATAACCGGCAAAAGGCTGTCAACATGATTGAGGAAAATCTTCAG